In Desulfurobacterium pacificum, the following proteins share a genomic window:
- a CDS encoding cytochrome C assembly family protein: MLVRVIIPGMDVNVFVYTTAVLYTVSALHYLLFLVLRKEKLVSIGLYSARVGFLTNLLSCILLVASEGTESLFTPKGAFLLLGISIISVFLYFSTKHKLSLSGAFLVPWSAVSLIVASFVSGVPKDSFPVGSVGLVHIVTAFLGYSAFIFSALMAVVYLISENHLKKKKFSVFFQKLPSLTLLESVIYHSLTVGFMFITVSMFAGAVWSEKLFGKYWMWHPKQVATLITWFFYAGVIHLYLYGNWRGKRLCYMSIFGAFVILLNFIGVNFLSSKDVHSFKG, from the coding sequence ATGTTAGTTCGTGTTATAATTCCTGGCATGGATGTGAACGTTTTTGTATATACAACAGCTGTTCTCTATACGGTTTCTGCGCTGCACTACCTTCTCTTTTTGGTTCTAAGAAAGGAGAAGTTAGTTAGTATTGGTCTTTATAGCGCAAGAGTAGGATTTCTTACCAATTTACTGTCCTGTATTTTGTTAGTTGCTTCTGAGGGGACAGAATCTCTTTTTACTCCTAAAGGTGCGTTTCTTCTGCTTGGTATCAGCATAATTTCTGTGTTCTTGTACTTTTCTACGAAACACAAACTTTCTTTGTCGGGTGCTTTTTTAGTTCCTTGGTCTGCTGTTTCTTTAATAGTAGCTTCTTTTGTTTCGGGAGTACCTAAGGACTCGTTTCCTGTTGGAAGTGTTGGATTGGTGCATATAGTTACAGCTTTTTTAGGGTATAGTGCCTTTATCTTTTCTGCTCTTATGGCAGTTGTATATTTGATTTCTGAGAATCACTTGAAAAAGAAGAAGTTTTCTGTGTTTTTCCAGAAGCTTCCTTCGTTAACTCTTTTAGAATCGGTTATATATCACTCTCTTACGGTTGGCTTTATGTTTATAACCGTTTCCATGTTTGCAGGTGCAGTTTGGTCTGAAAAACTTTTCGGTAAATACTGGATGTGGCATCCAAAACAGGTTGCTACTTTAATAACCTGGTTCTTCTACGCGGGCGTAATACATCTGTACCTTTACGGAAACTGGAGAGGAAAAAGACTTTGTTATATGTCAATTTTTGGGGCTTTTGTTATTCTTTTGAATTTCATAGGAGTGAACTTCCTAAGTTCTAAGGATGTTCACTCTTTTAAGGGGTAG
- a CDS encoding uroporphyrinogen-III synthase — protein MSVRFFVSSVLSEEHKRDLHNVGVEGVDFSLIKTERVPFSLKNDLWDYAVFSSKNGVRHFFSDVLPDTLKDVTVVAVGKSTAKALQGLGFNPVIPHNFSGEGLVELFKQADLEGKRFLVVRPEKGRKVFVQFLRERGAEVEEVVVYRTVVNEEVAGVLEKELKKGFDFVSFTSPSNFKAFLSLGKELAKRVLKEAKVIPIGHVTADAVRKAGFSVYKMPEEYTLNGIVKLILEEVSNAYG, from the coding sequence ATGTCAGTGAGATTTTTTGTCTCTTCGGTTTTGAGTGAGGAGCATAAGAGAGATTTGCATAATGTGGGTGTGGAGGGGGTGGATTTTTCGCTGATAAAAACAGAAAGAGTTCCTTTTTCTTTGAAAAACGATTTGTGGGATTATGCTGTTTTTTCCAGTAAGAATGGAGTTCGCCATTTCTTTTCTGATGTTTTACCGGATACTTTGAAAGATGTAACGGTGGTGGCGGTTGGTAAATCTACTGCTAAAGCCTTGCAGGGGTTAGGGTTTAATCCTGTTATTCCCCATAACTTTAGCGGAGAGGGGTTAGTAGAGCTTTTTAAGCAGGCAGATTTAGAAGGGAAGAGGTTTTTGGTGGTAAGACCTGAGAAGGGAAGGAAGGTTTTTGTTCAGTTTTTGAGGGAAAGAGGAGCAGAAGTTGAAGAGGTAGTTGTTTACAGGACGGTGGTTAATGAGGAAGTCGCTGGTGTTTTAGAGAAAGAGCTGAAAAAAGGTTTTGATTTTGTTTCTTTTACCAGTCCTTCAAACTTTAAAGCTTTTTTATCTTTGGGGAAGGAGTTGGCAAAAAGGGTATTAAAAGAAGCTAAAGTTATACCTATAGGTCACGTTACGGCTGACGCTGTGAGAAAAGCAGGCTTTAGCGTTTATAAGATGCCTGAAGAGTATACTTTAAACGGCATCGTTAAACTTATACTGGAGGAGGTTTCAAATGCTTACGGGTAG
- the hemC gene encoding hydroxymethylbilane synthase has translation MKIRIGTRKSKLALWQSEWVKMKIEEKFPDVEVELVKIVTKGDKILDVPLAKIGDKGLFTKEIEDAMLRGEVDIAVHSLKDVPSRLPEGLALIAFSDREDPRDALLSCGKYTLSTLPEGAVIGTSSLRRKAQLRIVRPDLEIRDLRGNVDTRIRKLKEGQYDAIILAAAGVKRLGWEDEIDEIISPQIMIPSVSQGILGIEGREGDDEIIRIVREAINSEDSEIAAHLERAFLATVEGGCQVPLGCYAVVNDGKVHVRAFISDLNGEFYHREEGVFECNSVEEAERIGKEVANRLLSAGGKRILDELMKCQ, from the coding sequence ATGAAAATCAGGATTGGAACCCGTAAGAGTAAGTTGGCTTTGTGGCAGTCTGAGTGGGTAAAGATGAAGATAGAGGAAAAGTTTCCTGACGTTGAAGTTGAGCTTGTAAAGATTGTTACTAAAGGGGATAAGATACTTGACGTTCCTTTGGCAAAAATAGGTGATAAAGGGCTATTTACGAAAGAGATAGAAGATGCGATGTTGCGCGGTGAGGTTGATATAGCTGTTCATAGTTTGAAGGACGTTCCATCAAGGCTTCCTGAAGGGCTTGCGTTGATAGCTTTTTCTGATAGAGAAGACCCGAGGGATGCGCTACTTTCTTGCGGGAAGTATACTCTATCTACACTGCCAGAAGGTGCCGTTATCGGAACTAGTTCTTTAAGGAGGAAGGCACAGTTAAGGATAGTTAGACCTGACCTTGAGATAAGAGATTTAAGAGGTAACGTTGATACGAGAATCAGGAAGTTAAAGGAAGGTCAATACGATGCAATTATATTGGCGGCAGCAGGTGTAAAGAGATTAGGCTGGGAAGATGAAATTGATGAAATTATTTCGCCGCAGATTATGATTCCTTCCGTTTCTCAGGGGATACTGGGGATTGAAGGAAGAGAAGGTGATGATGAGATAATCAGGATAGTGAGGGAAGCGATAAATTCGGAGGATTCTGAAATAGCGGCTCATCTTGAGAGGGCGTTTTTAGCTACTGTTGAGGGAGGATGTCAGGTTCCGTTAGGGTGTTATGCTGTTGTTAATGACGGGAAGGTTCACGTCAGGGCTTTTATTTCTGACCTCAACGGCGAGTTTTACCATAGGGAAGAAGGTGTCTTTGAATGTAATAGTGTGGAAGAAGCAGAGAGGATAGGAAAAGAGGTTGCGAACAGACTTCTTTCGGCTGGTGGAAAGAGAATATTGGATGAGTTGATGAAATGTCAGTGA
- the ppsA gene encoding phosphoenolpyruvate synthase, whose protein sequence is MEKLVLWLDEVGIEDIPIVGGKNASLGEMIRKLSPKGIKIPYGFVVTAEAYRYFISYNRLDKKIRDILERIDVSNVKELEEGSREIRNLIRSGRFPEDLKAQVIEAYQELSQRYGVENVDVAVRSSATAEDLPNASFAGQQETYLNVRGTCKVLDSIRKCFASLFTERALSYREKFGFDHFRIALAVGVQKMVRSDLASSGVAFSLDTETGFRNVVLITGSYGLGEYVVKGVVVPDEWFVFKPTLEKGFRAIIDKKLGIKDKKLIYDESGVGVVEAKVDERDRNRFSLSDDEVLTLARWVMEIERYYSKPMDVEWAKDGETGELYVVQARPETVHGSKKSYRLEIYKLTLPESEKEKRVLLKGIAVGKKVAYGKVKVLKSLEEAEKFEEGDVLVADITDPDWEPLMRKASAIVTNRGGRTCHAAIVARELGVPAVVGTGNATEILNDGDEVTVSCCEGSTGYIYEGKVDYSVEEVDVSELPSTKTPIMLNVASPDRAFELSFLPSAGVGLAREEFIINNYIGIHPLALINFDDLSVELKEQIEEITVGYEDKKSFYVDKLAYGIARIAAAFYPKPVILRFSDFKSNEYAHLLGGSIFEPAEENPMLGWRGASRYYSDKFKEAFGLECLAVKKVREEMGLDNLIVMVPFCRTPEEGKKVLEVMKEFGLERGKEGLEVYVMCEIPSNVILGKEFAEVFDGFSIGSNDLTQLTLGVDRDSSLVAHIYDERNEAVKWMVEKAIENGKNYGRKVGICGQAPSDYPEFLRFLIEKRIDSISVNPDALVDVLRIVSQIERELESES, encoded by the coding sequence ATGGAAAAGTTGGTTTTATGGCTTGATGAAGTTGGAATTGAGGATATTCCGATTGTTGGGGGAAAGAACGCTTCTTTAGGCGAAATGATAAGAAAACTGTCGCCTAAAGGGATTAAAATTCCTTATGGTTTTGTCGTAACTGCTGAGGCTTACAGGTACTTTATTAGCTATAACAGACTTGATAAGAAGATAAGGGATATTTTGGAGAGAATAGATGTTTCTAACGTTAAAGAATTAGAGGAAGGTAGCAGAGAAATAAGGAATTTGATAAGGAGCGGAAGGTTTCCTGAAGACTTGAAGGCTCAGGTTATAGAAGCCTATCAAGAGTTATCTCAGAGATATGGCGTTGAGAACGTTGATGTGGCTGTTCGCTCTTCGGCTACGGCAGAGGATTTGCCTAATGCATCTTTTGCCGGTCAGCAGGAAACGTATTTGAACGTTAGAGGAACCTGTAAGGTTCTTGATTCTATTAGAAAGTGTTTTGCTTCTCTTTTTACTGAAAGGGCTCTCTCTTATAGAGAGAAATTTGGCTTTGACCATTTCAGGATTGCCCTTGCTGTTGGCGTTCAAAAGATGGTGAGGTCAGACCTCGCGTCTTCTGGTGTGGCTTTTTCTCTTGATACAGAAACGGGATTCAGGAACGTTGTTCTCATAACGGGTTCTTATGGATTGGGTGAGTATGTGGTGAAAGGAGTTGTTGTTCCAGATGAGTGGTTTGTTTTTAAGCCTACTCTGGAGAAAGGATTTAGGGCAATAATAGATAAGAAGTTGGGAATTAAGGACAAGAAGCTGATTTACGATGAATCTGGCGTAGGGGTTGTTGAAGCTAAGGTGGATGAAAGAGACAGGAATAGGTTTTCTTTAAGTGATGATGAAGTTTTGACTCTGGCAAGGTGGGTAATGGAGATAGAGCGTTACTATTCCAAACCGATGGATGTTGAATGGGCAAAGGATGGTGAAACGGGAGAGCTTTACGTTGTTCAGGCAAGACCTGAGACTGTTCATGGGAGTAAGAAATCTTACAGGTTAGAGATATATAAACTTACGCTTCCTGAAAGCGAGAAAGAAAAAAGGGTTTTACTGAAGGGTATTGCTGTAGGAAAGAAGGTTGCTTACGGGAAAGTAAAAGTTTTGAAGTCTCTTGAAGAAGCTGAAAAGTTTGAAGAAGGTGATGTTTTGGTGGCAGATATTACAGACCCTGACTGGGAACCGTTGATGAGAAAAGCGTCTGCCATTGTGACTAACAGGGGAGGGAGAACCTGTCACGCTGCTATTGTGGCGAGGGAGTTAGGGGTTCCTGCTGTTGTAGGCACCGGAAACGCTACTGAAATTTTGAACGATGGTGATGAAGTAACTGTGTCGTGCTGTGAGGGTTCTACAGGTTACATTTATGAAGGTAAGGTAGATTATTCTGTGGAGGAGGTGGACGTTTCGGAATTACCTTCTACGAAGACCCCTATTATGCTTAATGTAGCTTCTCCTGATAGGGCTTTTGAGCTTTCATTTTTGCCTTCTGCTGGTGTAGGGCTTGCTAGAGAAGAATTTATTATTAACAACTACATAGGTATTCATCCGCTTGCCCTCATAAACTTTGACGATTTGAGCGTTGAGTTGAAGGAACAGATTGAGGAGATAACAGTTGGTTATGAAGATAAAAAATCTTTCTACGTTGATAAGTTAGCTTACGGTATTGCAAGGATAGCTGCAGCTTTTTATCCAAAGCCTGTAATTTTGAGGTTCTCAGATTTTAAATCAAACGAGTATGCTCACCTTTTAGGAGGAAGTATTTTTGAACCTGCTGAAGAAAATCCGATGTTAGGCTGGAGGGGAGCGTCAAGATACTATTCTGATAAGTTTAAGGAAGCTTTTGGACTTGAGTGTCTTGCTGTTAAGAAGGTTAGGGAAGAGATGGGGCTTGATAACCTGATAGTTATGGTTCCGTTCTGCAGGACACCTGAAGAGGGTAAAAAGGTTCTTGAGGTTATGAAAGAGTTTGGTTTAGAAAGAGGGAAAGAGGGACTTGAAGTTTACGTGATGTGTGAAATTCCTTCTAACGTTATTTTAGGAAAGGAGTTTGCGGAGGTTTTTGATGGATTTTCTATAGGTTCAAACGATTTAACACAGCTTACTTTGGGCGTTGATAGGGACTCATCTTTGGTGGCACATATATACGATGAAAGAAATGAGGCTGTTAAGTGGATGGTGGAGAAAGCTATTGAGAACGGAAAAAATTACGGAAGAAAGGTAGGTATATGTGGACAGGCGCCTTCTGATTATCCTGAATTTTTAAGGTTTCTAATAGAAAAAAGGATAGATAGTATATCTGTTAATCCTGATGCGTTAGTGGATGTTTTGAGAATTGTTAGTCAGATAGAGAGGGAATTAGAAAGTGAGAGTTGA
- the hemB gene encoding porphobilinogen synthase, whose translation MLTGRFPELRLRRLRKNENIRRMVRETVLTVDDFIYPLFIVEGEGVKEEIPSMPGQFRYSIDRVVEEVAEVKELGIPAVILFGIPAYKDELGSDSFSDNGIIQRAVRAIKKEVPDIYVITDVCFCEYTSHGHCGYLKCEGDYCDVDNDKTLELLKKQVVSHAKAGVDMVAPSGMMDGMIKAIREGLDEAGFTDIPIMSYAAKYASAYYGPFRDAAESTPAFGDRRSYQMDPANSDEALREVALDIQEGADIVMVKPALSYMDIIRRVKETFKYPVAAYNVSGEYSMVKAAAMKGWIDERKVVLETLLSMKRAGADLILTYHAKDAAKWLKEG comes from the coding sequence ATGCTTACGGGTAGATTTCCAGAGCTGAGATTGAGGAGGTTGAGAAAGAACGAGAATATAAGAAGAATGGTTAGAGAAACAGTTTTAACGGTTGATGATTTTATATATCCGCTTTTTATCGTTGAGGGTGAAGGAGTTAAGGAAGAAATACCTTCTATGCCGGGGCAGTTTCGTTATTCCATTGATAGAGTGGTAGAGGAAGTTGCTGAAGTTAAAGAGTTGGGTATTCCTGCAGTAATTCTTTTCGGTATTCCTGCTTACAAGGATGAGTTGGGTTCCGATTCTTTTTCTGATAACGGAATTATTCAGAGGGCGGTAAGGGCTATAAAAAAGGAGGTTCCAGATATTTACGTTATTACAGATGTTTGTTTCTGTGAGTATACCTCTCACGGGCATTGCGGTTACTTGAAGTGTGAAGGTGATTATTGTGATGTAGATAACGACAAGACTCTTGAGCTTTTAAAGAAACAGGTGGTTTCTCACGCTAAAGCAGGTGTTGATATGGTTGCACCTTCAGGTATGATGGACGGTATGATTAAAGCGATAAGAGAAGGGCTTGATGAGGCTGGTTTTACGGACATACCAATTATGTCTTACGCTGCGAAGTACGCTTCTGCCTATTACGGTCCTTTTAGAGATGCTGCTGAATCTACACCGGCTTTTGGTGATAGACGTTCCTATCAGATGGATCCGGCTAACAGCGATGAAGCTTTAAGGGAAGTTGCTCTTGATATTCAAGAAGGTGCAGATATCGTTATGGTAAAACCTGCGCTTTCCTATATGGATATTATCAGAAGGGTAAAGGAAACCTTTAAATATCCTGTAGCTGCCTATAACGTTAGTGGTGAGTACTCTATGGTAAAAGCAGCGGCAATGAAGGGCTGGATTGATGAGAGGAAGGTTGTGCTTGAAACGCTTCTTTCAATGAAGAGGGCTGGTGCTGACCTTATACTTACTTACCATGCCAAAGATGCTGCTAAATGGTTAAAAGAGGGATAA
- the hemA gene encoding glutamyl-tRNA reductase, whose amino-acid sequence MEGLKFCCLGLSHKTAPVEIREKYAFKGEETEEKLLKLNSLPSIEECMILSTCNRVEIYFVTRSSSPFKDVVDFLLTEKNGSVEEINSFFYKKEDCEAIRHGFYVAASLDSMVVGEPQIVGQFKDAFQLAKDCGTIGTVMCRFCETALKVSKRVRTETGISKNAVSISFAAVELAKKIFGNLNGKKVAIIGAGEMAELAVKHLVSNGASEVFVVNRTFERAEKLAEEFGGKAFPLDKLQEVLLMADIVISSTGAPGYVLTPENVVPAVERRGGRPMFLIDIAVPRDIDPALNDVDGLYVYDIDDLQQVVEANIKERLREAETAKEIIESYVERFVKWLRELEVAPLIAELKQKAEEIRKEELRKRLPKLKLTPEQEQEIDNITRIIINKLLHQPITNVKRKAVEEEARHNVVQVFREIFGLGKE is encoded by the coding sequence ATGGAAGGGTTGAAGTTCTGTTGTTTGGGATTGAGCCATAAGACAGCTCCTGTAGAGATAAGGGAAAAGTATGCTTTTAAGGGAGAGGAAACGGAAGAAAAGCTTTTAAAGTTGAACTCTCTTCCGTCCATAGAAGAGTGCATGATTTTATCTACCTGTAACAGGGTGGAAATTTACTTTGTTACGAGGTCTTCTTCTCCTTTTAAAGATGTTGTTGATTTTCTATTAACAGAGAAAAACGGTAGCGTTGAAGAGATTAATTCCTTCTTCTACAAAAAAGAAGATTGTGAAGCTATAAGACACGGTTTTTACGTTGCTGCAAGCCTTGATTCTATGGTTGTGGGAGAACCTCAGATAGTCGGTCAGTTTAAGGATGCCTTTCAGTTAGCTAAGGATTGTGGAACTATAGGAACAGTTATGTGCAGGTTCTGTGAAACTGCTCTAAAGGTTTCTAAAAGAGTAAGAACAGAAACGGGAATTTCAAAAAATGCTGTTTCTATAAGTTTTGCTGCTGTTGAGCTTGCAAAAAAGATATTCGGTAATCTCAACGGTAAAAAGGTCGCCATTATTGGTGCAGGTGAAATGGCGGAATTAGCAGTAAAGCACTTAGTTTCTAACGGTGCTTCAGAAGTTTTTGTTGTTAATAGGACTTTTGAGAGAGCTGAAAAATTGGCTGAGGAGTTTGGAGGGAAAGCCTTTCCTCTTGATAAGCTGCAAGAGGTTCTTTTGATGGCTGATATAGTGATAAGTTCTACGGGCGCTCCGGGATACGTTCTTACTCCGGAAAACGTTGTTCCTGCTGTGGAGAGAAGAGGTGGAAGACCGATGTTCCTTATTGACATAGCTGTTCCGAGAGATATTGACCCTGCCCTTAACGATGTGGATGGGCTTTACGTTTACGATATTGACGATTTACAGCAGGTTGTGGAAGCCAATATAAAGGAAAGGTTAAGGGAGGCTGAAACGGCTAAGGAGATAATAGAATCTTACGTTGAGAGATTTGTTAAGTGGTTGAGGGAGTTAGAGGTTGCTCCTCTTATAGCGGAGTTGAAGCAAAAGGCTGAAGAGATAAGGAAAGAGGAGTTAAGGAAACGTTTACCTAAATTAAAGCTTACTCCTGAGCAGGAGCAGGAAATTGATAATATAACGCGAATAATCATAAACAAGTTGCTTCACCAGCCTATTACCAACGTTAAAAGAAAGGCTGTTGAGGAAGAAGCCCGTCATAACGTTGTTCAGGTATTCAGAGAGATTTTTGGTCTTGGAAAAGAATAA
- a CDS encoding glucose-6-phosphate isomerase produces MRVEFFNWKLKDVEKPKTDMPFSHLPWEDLEEWKDVSEDMRSRFETMVIVGIGGSSLGTKTVYEALRYKATRKLLFIDNVDPLLISETLRTLDWENTCFFFASKSGKTLETVTVLNVILRELRSRNLPLKDRVIFVGDKGNSFEELSRKFNTKFVPVPSEIGGRFSVFTAISVIPCFYAGFDCEVLLKGGELSLKEIKTALNLAVWKYENYMVGRKNSVLMPYTSYLREFTEWYSQLWAESLGKNGKGQTPVKAVGTSSQHSILQLFIDGPDDKLYQFFMVERFPADYRLPENVEILEYLSNKRISEVIKAEFEGTLQSLIMKGRPVVVFTLKRLEEFELGYLFMTYMVATVKMAELLGVNPYGQPAVELGKKVAKEILSS; encoded by the coding sequence GTGAGAGTTGAATTCTTTAACTGGAAGTTAAAGGATGTGGAGAAACCCAAAACAGATATGCCTTTTTCTCATTTGCCATGGGAAGATTTAGAAGAGTGGAAAGACGTTTCTGAAGATATGAGAAGTAGATTTGAAACAATGGTGATTGTTGGGATAGGCGGTTCTTCTTTAGGGACAAAAACGGTGTATGAGGCTTTGAGATATAAAGCTACGAGAAAGCTCCTTTTTATAGATAACGTGGACCCTTTACTTATATCTGAGACGCTTAGAACTCTTGATTGGGAAAATACTTGTTTTTTCTTTGCGAGTAAGTCGGGGAAGACGTTAGAAACTGTAACTGTTCTTAACGTTATACTGCGAGAATTAAGGTCAAGGAACCTTCCTTTAAAGGATAGAGTAATTTTTGTGGGAGATAAAGGTAATTCATTTGAAGAGCTTTCACGAAAATTCAATACAAAGTTTGTTCCTGTTCCATCTGAAATTGGTGGGAGATTTTCGGTTTTTACGGCGATTTCGGTAATTCCTTGCTTTTATGCAGGTTTTGACTGTGAAGTTTTATTGAAGGGTGGTGAGTTATCTCTCAAGGAGATTAAGACAGCTTTAAATTTAGCTGTCTGGAAATATGAGAATTATATGGTTGGTAGAAAAAATTCTGTTTTAATGCCTTATACTTCTTACTTGAGAGAGTTTACGGAGTGGTATAGCCAGTTGTGGGCTGAATCTTTGGGGAAAAATGGAAAAGGGCAAACTCCTGTTAAGGCTGTAGGGACGTCTTCTCAGCATTCTATCTTGCAGCTTTTTATTGATGGACCTGATGATAAGTTGTATCAGTTCTTTATGGTAGAGAGGTTCCCTGCAGATTACAGGCTTCCTGAAAACGTGGAAATTCTGGAGTATCTCTCTAATAAGAGGATTTCTGAGGTTATTAAAGCAGAGTTTGAGGGGACGCTTCAATCTCTTATCATGAAAGGAAGACCTGTAGTTGTTTTCACTTTGAAAAGGTTGGAAGAGTTTGAACTTGGGTATCTATTTATGACTTATATGGTAGCTACTGTGAAAATGGCAGAATTGTTGGGAGTAAATCCTTACGGTCAACCGGCTGTTGAACTTGGTAAAAAGGTTGCTAAAGAGATTCTGTCTTCCTAA